The following is a genomic window from Epinephelus moara isolate mb chromosome 17, YSFRI_EMoa_1.0, whole genome shotgun sequence.
ataaatacccatgactactgcagagtcatttgacctgggtgtgaatgccaatttgaacctttcccattacattaaaaagccgGCTGACAGCGAGTGTAAGTGGCAGTGGCAAAGGGGCATTAGTGTCTACAGGAGTAACTGAATGCATCAAAGTTAATACACTCCACACCACAGTGATCCTGACTGTCACTAAAATTTACATAACTAGCTTTAACATTAGCTATTGTTATTTCCCAGCAGCTATTATGATCCCAGCGCATCTAAATCTACCttttatttcaaaaactgtaaatgtaTGCAATTGTAAAGACTGTGGAATTTTAATATCATGAATAAGGAGACACTGGAATAAACTCACTCTTATAAAAACTCTGTGTACAGTactctgaggaaaaaaaatagatatacaTTTTCAAGTTTGAATCATTCggaacaaaaagaaagaagagggaaGTCCCAGGACAAACAATCGGGATTACTGAGTGGTTGATTGGTACCCACGAGGGAGAGGAGTTATAGTCTTTCCAAAAAATCACTAGATTTGTCCTAGGTGcttttttatttggaaaaaagTCACTTGAGAGGTCTAAGGCCTTGtttacacagatacagatacaaataaaaacacatttttattcatcccatataaaaaaaattccaggTTTACACGATGAGTTGTGAAAACGATGTCCTTGTTTACACAAAAACgcaaaaacagcagctttttgctgcaattagcatgctaggccagtaggtggcgatacaCCATTtgtcaaacaccatagaagaacattctgcgcatgcacagtgctttgttttttctcttggcgctagtgataaaaacaatgataaactacattttaacctttatgtagcatagttaggtgctatgcacttactaatattgggcacagcagacgtCTTTGTGCGCCGATATAgtggtgatgttgatgcagcagtgctaagtttatttgtaagctcgtaagtagtcccaaaagtgctaacaaaacgtaaacaacCCGGCATATAGCCGCcattgctgttgtgtttacTGGGCGATTAATGGGCATGCGCGAACTGGGTTGCAATGTCatagttttccaaaatctccatcTTTCCTGTTTACACATCTCCATAGaaatggatatttttaaaaactttcactatGGAAACCGTTTttgaaaatctgtttttgtcGAGAAAAACGCTGGTTATATGTAAATTTTAggtgcaaacgcaaagataaataccGTTTTTAGAAATATACGGAAGCGTATAAACAGGCCCTAAACCCTTTTTAAAATGATGGACTGTTGTTTCAGTTATCCAATTTAAATCCatctaaaatacaaaatgcGGTAGCTACAGCAGTTGTTTTGGCAGCAGAAAGCTACCTTATGTACGGTGCGAACATGGTGACAGTGCCCTGTGGCGCTGGTATTTCCCCATAATGACCACAGGAGATccttgtttgcataatcctgtatatATCAATCTAGAATAAAAATCTTAACAGCTAGAATATTAATTctctttgcagcagaaagctaaggctcCTGTCCTCCGTGTCATCATGCTGTACGCTCGTGATGACATTGTTACATAACATGTGGTGCAAAACTGCGCAGATAACTAActaataatgctaatgctaataaaaacaagcatatcttaaaaactaaataatataCATAGTTCAAATATTGAGAAATTTAGAAATCTTTTGTATCAGAatgttttatgtgtattttctttaattatttaaattgatttcaatacttttatctataattatggtttattgacttatATAACCTTTTTGTCACAGCTCGAGTTCcttcgttgttgtttttttgtttatttcattccTTCatggtgtttcctgttttactttgaaactcacatctcctcttctttcagatcacttcacttcctgcccctgtgtgttttccctcccttttgatgacttcacctctgtctgattgtctgattagcctcacctgtgtctcgttatcctCCAGTGCCAGTTCGTCAtagctccttgtgtgtctagcgttccagccttttgtttcgTTGTGTtctttccttgttttgtttttttctttagcctGTTAATTGACTCTGCCTCATCCCTATTGGATTCGTTTGCCTCCACTAATTGTCCTTCTGTGTACTGAACTTACGTTTTGACCAGTAAAGACTGTTATTGTATCCGAACTGTCTCCAGAGTGGTTCATTTgagtccactctcacctggGTCACCAGTTGTTACAAGTTTAGCTTAGGTTGTACAGGTTTTAGGGACATGAAGTATTTGAAGATACCTTTGAAGGTCCTTATATGAGTTGTGAGGTTTGACCTAACAATTACTTTATGCTGTTTGGTTATTCTTCAGCATGTTGAGGGAAGTGAATGAGAGAAAGAACAGATGCTTCTTCTTACATAGGGGTAATAACTAAAGGCTTTGGTTTCTTGACCCAGCTGTACAGATAGAAGTATGGGAACAGTTTCTCTGAGAAAGATTCTCCGGTGAAGGAGTAAATGTGCAACTTCCTGTCAACATCAAAGAAAGAGACTCTGCCTTCATTATAGTCCAAATACACTCCCATGTTGCTTGGTCTGGGACACAGATGGAGGGCTGTATAGGTTGTACAATGAACTTCATAATCGAGGCCCCTCTTTCCTATGGCAAAGAAGCCATTTTCTCTTTTCAGGGTTATCCTCCCTTTTTTGGTAATGGTCTCCTTTGCAACGCCGACGTCCCAGTCTGTTCTCAGGCCCACTTGGACTTCCCAGTAGTGACGCCCAGAGGTGAAGCCCTTCGTCCCTAAAATCATGGGTTGGTTGAACCTGTCTGGGTCGTCAGACCATGGGGGGCTTGCAGCTTTGTTGTACTTCAAACATTTCCCATGGTCGGACACCAAAAGGTAGCTACCAGCTGTAGCTGAGTCAAAGGTGACGGACTCTGAGGAAATTAAGTTCAGTTAAAGCTCTCATACTTCATAATAACTCATCAGAAAAGTGAGTACAGTGTATTTATGATCTCACCTTTATATTGTCTCATCCTGGTTAGTTCTgacacaagtaaaaaaaaacacacctcagTTATGGAAACTCATAAAATGGAGACATCCTCAGTGATGAAGCAAATGCAGCTGATCCTTACCTGTGTCTGTCAGAGTTTTCAGTTCTGATTGGAAAGTGTGCACAAGATGAGTCATGGCTCTCCTCAACGTCTGCACATACAGGTCTGAGTAAACCCTGATCTTAGACCAGTCCTTGGTGTCTGATGTGGTGCTCAGGGCCAACAAAGTCTGCAGTGATTCACAAACACATGATCATGAGTGGCACAGGGTTATATTTAATCTCTTTTTAAAGCCAACCATCTGCACCCAAGCAGACATTTTGTTGTAGTCATTTGTCTTGACACATGTATAAtacagcacaaagactggaaactgaGGGAAACCACTTGTCTCACCCTGTCTTGTAGTAAATCCACCTGCCAGCACCTCTAATGGGAtgttatacttctgcattgaatcgaTGCTGTACCAACGGCTAAGGCGCACCCTACAACtccacaaaacagcattttaagtcttatgTGTGAgatatcctggcttcatatgagcagaggaaatctcagctcATTGCTagactaatttatacaatgtaaaatgccacaggcttgtgccaataacgttagcatgtgatatttgtttggaaaaaacataagacagttgttttgtcagtgaaccttgtgagctgtaatggagccaaactttgtaacgttacctttgttaaatcttgctgttgtccctggtttcatatgagtagaggaaaagtctgctagctgctaggctaatttatacaatgtaaaatgccataggcttgtgctaataacgttagcatgtgatatttgtttagaaaacctgtttagtataagacagttgttttgtcagtgaaccttgtgagttgtaatggagccgaactttgtaacattacctttgttaaatgttgctgttgtccctggcttcatatgagtggaggataaaagtccgctagctgctaggctaatttatacaatgtaaaatgccatagacctgtgctaaaacattagcatgttgtatttgtggggaaaatgtgtccagataaagacaagtgtttgtctgtaaaCGCtacaagttatagtgaagctgatttgtgtacttgtgtttgaaattgtctcttttaagccatgtttaatgtgtgtttaatgtgtgttttgaatcaactaaactttacagcacttcacagaaacctccaccgctgactagtgttttggaggtgtaactgcagagtgacacagacacaccaccgcacaagtatgaatgctcacaatggcgcaTTGACTGACCTGCAGAAGGTAAAGGTAGTCATCACTTTGTGAAAGCTCCTCCAGCACACAGTGCTTCCCCTGCAGTTGGCTGATTTCCTCCTGCAGTTCTCCAATCATTGCTTCATCTTTCTCTTGGGATTTTTGGAGCTTCTTTTTGATATTTGATCTCAGTTTTGTTTGTGCCACTTGTACATGATTTATCAAAGTGTTGAAGAGCTTATCACTGTCATCAATCTCCTCATTTGCTTTTtcctataaaaataaaatgtcattagcATCGATTTTTCTACATATTTATAAGTGTGCAAAAAAATTTCCAAGTACTCACTTTGCTCATTTCAGAAGAGTGGGTGAATTCCTTTATCTTTTCCATCCTGTCATCAATCATCAACTTGATCTTTGCCATCTTGGACTCAATGttttcctaaaataaaaaacatcattgAGCCAGTCAGTCCTTTATTTAGGGTTCAGTTTATTCTGAGGTATTTAACAAAATACTTACTTTCTGCCAAGCCCCTTCTTCTTCAACAGGCACCATCTCGTGGTTTTTGTGGTCCGTCTCACTGCACAGCAGACAGATACAGACCTGTTCCTCCCTGCAGAAAACCTCGAGGATCCTCTGATGCTTCTCACACACCCTCTCCTCCAGATTCTCCACCGGGTCCACCAGCTTGTGTCTCATCAGGGAGGGAACTCTCTGGTGAGGCTCCAGATGGGCTTCACAGTACGACGTCAGACACACCAGGCAGGACTTCAGGGCCTTGAATTTGATCTCTGAGCACACATCGCACTTCACCTGCCACGGTGCATCAACGCTGCTCTCAGGTTCCTCAACTTTCCTTTTCTTGATGCAGACTGAAATCTCTTCGATGACTGTGTTTGTGGAGATCTCGGGCCTCATGTGGAATCTTTTATGACACACCGGGCAGCTGCATAATTCACTCTGGTCCCAGTGCTCGCTCAGGCAGGTCTTACAGAAGTTGTGACCACAAGGTGTGGTGACCGGGTCGCTGAACACGTTCAGACAGATCGGACACTGGAAATGATTCTCCGGCAATGAAGCAAGGACACTGAAGGAAGACATTATGGAATCTCTGTGGGAGAGAATGCAGTTTTTATGCTTTATATATCTGTGTTTTAGGGCTTTTTAGCAGCTTGTGTAACATGACATTACATCACATGTTTGCCTTATACTGAACAGAGACAAAAGCTGCAAAAAAAGAGCCAAAAAGTTAGATAAAACCTTGAAATCAGATCTATTTTTAGGCTGTTTACAATGCAAATCCAGACCCGCCCAATGACTCACATTCACATGAATCGACTTGCATATTTTAATTCTGCATCACATTCTTACAGTTCTGTATTCTaagattaaaaacaacagaaaaacattaaaaagtgtgtttaaaaaaatgacttacCTGACTCCCCGTAGTAGTTCTGTCACTTCCAGAGGCCTAAACTGTCTCTCACATGCAGAACCATACACTGTAAGTATAGCACAACAAACAATTCAATACTCATCATCTCGAGACAAGCACTGAGAGGCTGAGGCGGCTCCAGTTACTGTAGTGGGTGTGGTCAAGTGACATAATTTTACTGAAATGAAACTTAAAGTATTTTCCAAAAGTCCATGTAGCCAGAAATAGTGACCTTTGGGAATGTTTGAGAGAACATTTATTGTCATGAATCATGAACACACTTCTCCTCAGCATACAACCTTTACAGCATCAATCACACTTTATTAAAAATCAACATGCAATCATGAAATCAGGGAAATAGAAACTACactttgttttgatgttttcaaAGTCATGCATTAAGAGGACTagtttattttaggaaatatgcttgttcactttcttgctgagagttacatgagaatattaaaaccactgttGTGTCGGTATGGTAAATATTTTTAGCTTGAAATGAAGACCGGAAACAGGAAGAAACTGCAAGCCGGGCTCTGTCCAGTTGTAAATCCATCCACTAGCAACTCTACAGTTCATGAATTATGTGGCATTCTCCAGTGCAGAAAAGTGAAGCTAACGTGGACAtgataaaaactgcagttcctctaatggccacttgagacaggcgagtgagtcaatccccatagtgtgttaaaatgcccagctttaaagcagaacatgtttacagcctggtgcaaaaaaaagaaaaaagttttggcCTATTCAAcattccaacacattctcactccgaactCGTCACATACTAATGTTTGGTTAGGGAATtttcacgtccacatatgacgtgtaaggtaccctgggtgcgttggttgtcgATGTtttgggatgccgtgtcaagttctgcctgttacatgcatcatctgtttttaaaatacatttctgttgtcacaggaaatgtacatacagtctctttcaaaataaaggcactacgtcggtacaacattgcgaattaacatttttttccccttcaacaacaaacccATATGGTTAGGTTTTGCCAACAACTGCACATGGTTtactttaggcaacaaaaaaacagaaacccttttgttgttgtcccgctgCCTTTCTTCCTGATGCCACCGAGTGCCGTTAAACAACAGGTAACAGCTacatatcatgctgatgtgaaagaaCTGCCTTTCTCATCACTGTCTGATGGCAGAAGCCACTGACTAAGTGGCGTTTTTTGACGACTTTGGTGTAAGACCGGGTTgatcattcatgacaactgtgcagggGGGAAGAATTTATACATAACTcccctgtttacattttattaagacttaaagttatgtGTGATTAAGGGTgaggccactttgagtgacaggctgtctgcgaggcatTGCTACCAATCAAATCAgatgagtcagatccatcccttgctcctccacGGCTACGCCCTCTcgttcaaatatggtcacctcaggctacaaaaaaactaaaatggcaacagccaaaatgccgaaattgaggcttcaaaacagcagtccacaaaccaaggGCTGATGTCATGCTAgttacgtccattattttatacagtctatgtagTTATCACGTCAAatcatgtttgtttaatccatacaaaaCATGAAGAAATATCCTTGAACATAACACCCCcattaatgctaagctaagctaactgcctaCTAGCTCCAGTTTTAGATTTAGTTTACAGCTATGAGAGTGGTAATGATTATCTAAAACTGCAATTctaccacacacatcacataaAGGACcttcatgttgtgttcacacctggtgcaaaaaaaaatttgcaTGAGTGAATTACGTAAATGACAGGTCAATGTACAGACATGATTAGACGCAAATTCCCACTGGGCAGCGCAATGGACGTGATGGACCCAAAGCGAATTAAGCTGCAGGAATGAAGCAAGTAGTACGATTTTGTGTCATGTGCTTATTTGCGTCATGTGCTTATTTGCGAGAACTAAAAAGTCGGAACTTTGGCAACCGATTTGCACTGCGATAgtcaatcagcattgagatcctccaaGGATATATTCCGTCGGGGATGTACCAGAGGAATTTCATTCATCGATTCAGCGATTTCATGCACATATGATTTGAACATAAAATATTTTAGCATTCaaacttgtgctaataatgggATGTGAAAATTCATTGTGTTGAACACAACATAAGAACCATACATAATCCTTACAGACATGTAAACATAGATCTGTTGCATTACCACCACAGACAGTACTTGTTAGTAAACAGCAATGGCCATGTCCCTGCTCCATCAAGCTCTTACTGTATTCCCTCTTCCTTGGCTCAGAATGGAATGGTTCTATCGGTACCATCCCCAACTTTAGACAAcggaaatgcaaaaaaataactgttttaatgtgtaacaaacaaaaactgaaccaGATGTCTTGATGGCAACAAGGCTCAACCCTCAGAAAGAAAGTGAATATACATATTTCCtgaaatgttgaactatcccttttaaGGCTTTGTGGAACCTCCATGATCTGACATGAATACGTAATGTGCACAAATTAATTTGTTGAACTGATTTATACATCTAATGAACatacacaaaacataaaacagaaaatttCATCCAAACAGGTTTGGCTACAACAAAACACAGTCAGTTTTCaccttcagtgtttttactgtcaAACTTTGTCCTTAGCTTTGCTTGATCACAGTTTTTTCATTCACAGGACAAATCACGAGGGTATCAGAAGCTTTGTCGCAGCAGTACAGGTAGAAAAAGGGTAAGATCTTCTCCATGAACTTATCTTTGAATGTGTAAATATGAGTCCAAGCTCTCAAATCATAAAAGGACACTTGCCCCTCCTCGTAGTCCACGTACACACCCACTCGCTTGGGCTTGGGGTTGAGGGTCAGAGCTATTGGCGGAGATGTTGACACCCTGTACCCTTGGCCTTTCTTCATGGCAAGAGCCCAGTATCCCTGGGTGGTGCTTACAGAGATCCTGCCCTTTCTGTTGACGGAAGACCTGGCCACACCCATGTACCAGTCGTCCTTGTCCCCCACCTGAACTTCCCAGTAATGTCTCCCTGAGGTGAAGCCCTCGCTGCCCAGAACGATGACCACTGTGTCGAAGCGTTCAGGATGGTCTGGGAGGTCCTGCCATGCACCCAGGTGTCTCACCTGACGTCTGTCCTGAGAAAGCTGCAACCACGGGTTGGCTGTGTCAGGGTCCAGAGTGACGTCCACTGCAGAAACACGAGACATAAAGGATTTGTGGTTGGCTGCGGTTGGAGAGTTTTTTAAAAGGATTATagcaaatgcaaaaaaaaagtttacctGTATATTTCGCAATCTTCTTGATCTCTGTAAGAAGCAAAAGATGAGATTCATTTAAAATACACCATGTCGAGCTCTCAGCTTATAATcagaatgaataaatatagaATGTCAAAGGAAGTCGTACCACTTTCAGACAGTTTTTCGATCATTTCATTCAACGTTGCCTCCAGTTTGGACACGGCTCTCCTGATCATGCCTACACACATGTCAGTGGGAACACTGGTCTCAGACCAGTCTTTGACAGAGGGAGCAGTGCTGAGGGCTGGGAAGCTCTGCAGAGAGATGGAGCACAAGAAATGACTCAGAAACAAGTTAATTGAAGGTGCAGTCAGCGATTCTAATCCAGGGTAGAAGTATCTCATCATGGTCAGCTAGCTGTCCCCGctttctcactcccaacttatCAATCCATTTGGTCAGTGGTCCTACATGTCAAACTATGACACTCTAGGTACCCTtccagtgtcagttttggagGTTCAGGCATAcatgtcaatttacgcttgttacatgaatcaattttcacaggaaatgtacagatccatctattttccatccacaggggcagcaggccaagcaaagcaccccagacgtccctctccccagcaacactttccagctcctcctgggggaccccgaggtgttcccaggtcagacaagatatataatccctcaaACGTGTTGTGGTTCTGCCCTGGGGcgtcctaccagtgggacgtgcctgaaacagCTCTagtgggaggcgcccaggaggcatcctgatcagcagtccaaaccacctcaactgatccctttcgacgcgaaggaccagcagctctactccaagctcccttcggatgtccaagctcctcaccctatctttaaggctgaacccagccaccccacggaggaaactcattttggccgcttgtatccacgatctcattctttagGTTTGTACCCAGTGTTCATGACTAGcgcagcgtctgcagtgatgtgggggCTGTGTCAGATCGTCATGGTGAAGAGAGCTGAGCTTTCGATTAACTgatccatctatgtcccaaccctcacctatggttaTGAGCTCTGGGAAAATGTACAGATGACGCCTGTTAAATGCAcacagtctccttcaaaataaactggGTACTTGCAAAGATGTTCAGATGGCTAACATCTCAGTCGTAGATGGACTGGATTCTGAAATAGAGATCTGATACCCAACTATGCCCAATAAAACAAATGCTCTCCCTTACCTTTAAGAAGTGAATATGGTCGGTCCGAGCCACGTTTTCTAAATCTGTATTCCTCCTCTTCAGCTCGGCGATTTCCTGCTCCAGTTCAGCGATGAGGCCTCCAGCccacctctctgtctgcctctgctTCTCCTCAATGGCCAAAACCAGCTCGCTCTGAGTCTTCTGGATGGAGCGCACCAGCTCTGAGAAGACCTGCACActttcctccacctctctctgaGCGCTGGCCTGAacatacagacaaaaatatGTAGAATTATCTTGATGTCAATATATTTACCACGAGCATTGTACCAGGAAACAGTTTGCAACtcactttgttttgttgcaCCGAGTGTTTGATCTCCTCCACCTTCTGCACTCTGTCCTGGATCATCTGCTGGACGTCTATTTCTGTCCGCTTCAGCTGCGCCTGCACAACATGATTTCACACATGTTGATGACATGCTTACAAATGATATCTATATCTCTGCTTTTACAGATGTAATTTAGTCCTGGCTTCAGATACGAAACACATGGCACTGCTCAATGCCC
Proteins encoded in this region:
- the LOC126404546 gene encoding zinc finger protein RFP-like codes for the protein MSSFSVLASLPENHFQCPICLNVFSDPVTTPCGHNFCKTCLSEHWDQSELCSCPVCHKRFHMRPEISTNTVIEEISVCIKKRKVEEPESSVDAPWQVKCDVCSEIKFKALKSCLVCLTSYCEAHLEPHQRVPSLMRHKLVDPVENLEERVCEKHQRILEVFCREEQVCICLLCSETDHKNHEMVPVEEEGAWQKENIESKMAKIKLMIDDRMEKIKEFTHSSEMSKEKANEEIDDSDKLFNTLINHVQVAQTKLRSNIKKKLQKSQEKDEAMIGELQEEISQLQGKHCVLEELSQSDDYLYLLQTLLALSTTSDTKDWSKIRVYSDLYVQTLRRAMTHLVHTFQSELKTLTDTELTRMRQYKESVTFDSATAGSYLLVSDHGKCLKYNKAASPPWSDDPDRFNQPMILGTKGFTSGRHYWEVQVGLRTDWDVGVAKETITKKGRITLKRENGFFAIGKRGLDYEVHCTTYTALHLCPRPSNMGVYLDYNEGRVSFFDVDRKLHIYSFTGESFSEKLFPYFYLYSWVKKPKPLVITPM
- the LOC126404500 gene encoding E3 ubiquitin-protein ligase TRIM7-like, with product MTLPLRRAGMASTGNLSEEQVHCSICLDVFTNPVSIPCGHNFCQSCILGYWKTSPLYQCPMCKKSFYKRPDISVNTVLREIAEQFKEIRVRSAEEKVSKDKEVEGERKWMMERKKKEDEERLLEKDQMQQVLEELKQKQEQEKSKKAEKMPSQEELPPLIPPVPPPRTSPPRSPKVTAQGPPPPPLPQTSPPPSPQIAASPTPQTPPPPPSSSLPPLLWEEVLCDVCLGDGRPKAVKSCLVCLTSYCEEHLNSHSSRFTKHKLMEPVANMEDRMCPKHQRLLELFCKKDQTCVCVLCTETDHRAHYTVPVEREWTEKKAQLKRTEIDVQQMIQDRVQKVEEIKHSVQQNKASAQREVEESVQVFSELVRSIQKTQSELVLAIEEKQRQTERWAGGLIAELEQEIAELKRRNTDLENVARTDHIHFLKSFPALSTAPSVKDWSETSVPTDMCVGMIRRAVSKLEATLNEMIEKLSESEIKKIAKYTVDVTLDPDTANPWLQLSQDRRQVRHLGAWQDLPDHPERFDTVVIVLGSEGFTSGRHYWEVQVGDKDDWYMGVARSSVNRKGRISVSTTQGYWALAMKKGQGYRVSTSPPIALTLNPKPKRVGVYVDYEEGQVSFYDLRAWTHIYTFKDKFMEKILPFFYLYCCDKASDTLVICPVNEKTVIKQS